A single Eptesicus fuscus isolate TK198812 unplaced genomic scaffold, DD_ASM_mEF_20220401 scaffold_52, whole genome shotgun sequence DNA region contains:
- the LOC129148479 gene encoding zinc finger protein 501-like isoform X7: MDDGAAYSEHSVSVGDSQVRASKTAAATQRTHLCKPCFSVLKDILHLTEIQVAYFEKNVFLSDACVRDLYFSTNPHQQQKDACGEKPWKEDMESASPVTTCWFYFFGVPESSTEVGVHSPDTSGLLQHQATLNTVEPHSNTEISQECLRGKRHHQWVECETAASQKQKVAYQKGLCSGEMINESNKCGKVFRQIFNHLQQGRVHTVEKPCECTDCGKVFSESPALIKHNRVHIREKRYKCSDCGRSFIQRSTLTRHHRVHTGEKPYECSDCGKHFSRRSNLTVHLRVLTGEKPYECSECGKHFSERASLTIHHRVHTGEKPYECNECGKRFSQRSHLAVHNRVHTGENPYVCSECGKSFSQRSALTRHRRVHTGEKPFVCSECGKYFSERAALTIHQRVHTGEKPYECSDCGKSFSQRSHLTIHHRIHTGEKPYECSECGKYFSERAALTKHHRVHTGEKPYVCIECGKYFSERAALTRHHRVHTGDKP; encoded by the coding sequence ATGGATGATGGAGCGGCCTATTCTGAGCACAGTGTATCTGTAGGAGACTCTCAGGTCAGGGCTTCCAAGACAGCTGCAGCCACCCAGCGGACCCATCTGTGTAAGCCGTGCTTCTCggtgttaaaagatattttgcaccTGACTGAGATACAAGTGGCAtactttgagaagaatgtattctTAAGTGATGCATGTGTGAGAGACTTGTATTTCAGTACAAACCCTCACCAGCAGCAGAAGGATGCCTGTGGAGAGAAGCCCTGGAAAGAAGATATGGAGAGTGCTTCGCCTGTGACAACTTGCTGGTTCTACTTCTTTGGAGTGCCTGAATCTAGTACTGAGGTTGGGGTACACTCCCCAGAtacctcagggcttctccagcaccaggccactcTTAACACTGTGGAGCCACACAGTAACACTGAGATTTCACAGGAATGTCTCCGTGGAAAAAGACATCACCAGTGGGTTGAATGTGAAACAGCTGCCAGCCAGAAACAGAAAGTTGCTTATCAGAAAGGTCTCTGCTCTGGAGAAATGATTAATGAGTCTAATAAATGTGGGAAAGTGTTCAGACAAATCTTTAACCACCTACAACAGGGTAGAGTTCACACTGTAGAAAAGCCCTGTGAGTGTACTGATTGTGGGAAGGTCTTCAGTGAAAGCCCTGCTCTCATTAAACACAACAGAGTTCACATTAGAGAAAAGCGGTATAAGTGCAGTGACTGTGGGAGGTCCTTCATTCAAAGGTCTACCCTCACgagacaccacagagttcacactggagaaaagccatatgagtgtagtgactgtgggaagcACTTCAGTCGAAGGTCTAACCTCACTGTACACCTCAGAGTTCTTACTGGAGAAAAGccgtatgagtgtagtgaatgtgggaagcatttcagtGAAAGGGCTTCCCTCACtatacaccacagagttcacactggagaaaagccatatgagtgtaatGAATGTGGTAAGCGTTTCAGTCAAAGGTCTCACCTCGCTGTACAcaacagagttcacactggagaaaatccATATgtgtgtagtgaatgtgggaagtccttcagtcaaagGTCTGCCCTCACTAGACACcgcagagttcacactggagaaaaaccttttgtgtgtagtgaatgtgggaagtattTCAGTGAAAGGGCTGCCCTCACTatacaccagagagttcacactggagaaaagccatatgagtgtagtgactgtgggaagtccttcagtcaaagGTCTCACCTCACTATACACcacagaattcacactggagaaaagccatatgagtgtagtgaatgtgggaagtattTCAGTGAAAGGGCTGCCCTCactaaacaccacagagttcacactggagaaaagccatatgtgTGTATTGAATGTGGGAAGTATTTCAGTGAAAGGGCTGCCCTCACTAGACACcacagagttcatactggagataAGCCATAA